From a single Methanofollis sp. W23 genomic region:
- a CDS encoding S8 family serine peptidase: MRYARVGAFVVAMLLFCCPVQAQGTGLQEGTVEETARAPDGDRSLHLLMKNESGTFKSGLSSAEEKLPTELVQHARAGYGSAMTTRAAPPARPTTEFVPVLPQSSTTRADDGVLQVYLYIWLKDGVSTEVVDPYVREVTDRDEDRHVAAAWVRVDRLKDLASLEDVRRIESVTPPVVYTGPISGESDAVLGTAEVRAETGYGGEGMKVGIISDSADQWQEAAASGDLPPSVRVLYDIDGIDEGTAMLEVVHDTAPGASLYFHSGLPNKITFVSAVAALAEAGCDVVCDDIGWFDEPYFEDGYVASYVHEAVENEDLVYVSAAGNDALGHYEGDFRDDGHGYHLFSEESTLIRAVVDPPIDGMQTTLLQVVLQWDEPWGHASSDYDLFLVTREGNRFVEIANSSRVQDGDDVPMEEIMVEYFGEAPGEVYLSVALHEGEPRTLEMFVLGGGFFDDPAATPGDSVFGHPAVPGVVAAGAVRADDPTEIEFFSSEGPATVTRPRREVRSKPDVCGVGMARVSGAGGFGKAFYGTSASAPAVAGAVATVWGIHRDRTPAEVREALYESAVDLGDPGWDPVYGHGRVDAPAMLNALSTPSTNVSLSFVPATAEIGAGEETEIDLTMDQVPAALLEYAITLTISDPAVGEVTGVSFPAWIQDKTHTPLPDDRVRINATGNPPRAQTGGVALCTLTVQGEEAGTTAFTVGPDPVVTGPGGERYVLETTPARLTVMSAHVRPFPRPDGGTYPPPTDQDGDGLYEDLNGDGVLTTEDVEVYAGNLQFIRDRQPIEAFDFDRDGRVGFSDVNTLYRMVQQ; encoded by the coding sequence GTGAGGTATGCACGAGTGGGGGCATTCGTTGTCGCGATGCTACTCTTCTGCTGCCCGGTCCAGGCCCAGGGCACAGGCCTTCAGGAAGGGACTGTAGAGGAGACTGCGAGGGCTCCAGACGGAGACAGGAGTCTCCATCTCTTAATGAAAAACGAGAGCGGGACATTCAAGTCCGGACTCTCCTCTGCAGAGGAAAAACTCCCGACCGAACTCGTGCAGCATGCGCGGGCGGGATACGGGTCAGCCATGACCACGCGTGCCGCACCGCCCGCCAGGCCCACGACAGAGTTCGTCCCTGTACTCCCGCAGTCTTCAACCACCCGCGCCGACGACGGGGTGCTCCAGGTCTATCTCTATATCTGGCTCAAAGACGGGGTGTCGACCGAGGTCGTCGACCCCTATGTCAGGGAGGTCACCGACCGGGACGAGGACCGCCATGTCGCGGCGGCATGGGTGAGGGTCGACCGGCTCAAGGATCTTGCGTCCCTTGAAGACGTCAGACGGATCGAGAGCGTGACTCCTCCGGTGGTCTATACGGGACCGATCTCAGGTGAGAGCGATGCCGTCCTTGGGACCGCGGAGGTGCGTGCCGAGACCGGATACGGCGGCGAGGGGATGAAGGTCGGGATCATCTCGGACAGTGCCGACCAGTGGCAGGAGGCCGCGGCCTCTGGCGACCTCCCGCCCTCGGTCCGTGTCCTGTACGACATCGACGGTATCGACGAAGGTACGGCCATGCTCGAGGTCGTTCATGACACCGCACCAGGAGCAAGCCTCTATTTCCACAGCGGTCTGCCCAACAAGATCACCTTTGTCTCGGCGGTCGCGGCACTGGCCGAGGCCGGGTGCGATGTGGTCTGCGACGATATCGGGTGGTTCGACGAACCATACTTCGAAGACGGTTATGTCGCCTCGTACGTCCACGAGGCCGTCGAGAATGAGGACCTCGTCTATGTCTCGGCGGCAGGCAATGATGCGCTGGGGCACTATGAAGGGGATTTCAGGGATGATGGCCACGGCTATCACCTTTTCAGCGAAGAGAGCACCCTTATCAGGGCCGTGGTCGATCCGCCCATCGACGGGATGCAGACCACCCTGCTCCAGGTCGTGCTCCAGTGGGACGAACCCTGGGGGCATGCGTCAAGCGACTACGACCTCTTCCTGGTCACCAGAGAAGGAAACCGTTTTGTCGAGATCGCGAACAGTTCGAGAGTCCAGGACGGCGACGATGTCCCGATGGAGGAGATCATGGTCGAGTACTTCGGCGAAGCGCCGGGTGAGGTCTATCTATCGGTCGCCCTCCATGAAGGCGAACCGCGTACTCTTGAAATGTTCGTCCTGGGCGGCGGGTTCTTCGACGACCCTGCCGCCACACCTGGGGACTCCGTCTTCGGGCACCCGGCAGTGCCAGGGGTGGTCGCCGCTGGGGCGGTCAGGGCCGACGACCCGACCGAGATCGAGTTCTTCTCGTCTGAGGGACCGGCAACAGTGACCAGGCCCAGACGCGAGGTACGCTCAAAGCCCGATGTCTGCGGCGTCGGGATGGCGCGTGTCAGCGGCGCGGGCGGGTTTGGAAAAGCGTTCTATGGGACAAGCGCCTCGGCCCCTGCAGTTGCAGGAGCCGTCGCCACCGTATGGGGCATCCACAGGGACAGGACTCCTGCCGAGGTGCGCGAGGCACTTTATGAATCGGCCGTCGACCTGGGAGACCCTGGATGGGACCCGGTCTATGGCCATGGGAGGGTGGATGCACCCGCGATGCTCAACGCCCTCTCCACACCGTCGACCAACGTCTCGCTCTCTTTTGTCCCTGCCACTGCAGAGATCGGTGCAGGGGAAGAGACCGAGATCGACCTGACGATGGACCAGGTACCCGCTGCGCTCCTGGAGTACGCCATCACCCTGACCATCTCAGACCCGGCGGTCGGGGAGGTCACCGGCGTCTCGTTTCCTGCATGGATACAGGACAAGACACACACTCCTCTGCCCGACGACCGCGTCAGGATCAACGCGACCGGCAATCCACCGCGCGCCCAGACCGGCGGCGTCGCCCTCTGCACCCTGACAGTGCAGGGCGAGGAGGCCGGGACCACCGCCTTCACGGTTGGTCCGGACCCGGTGGTGACCGGGCCCGGCGGAGAGAGGTATGTGCTGGAGACCACTCCGGCACGCCTCACGGTGATGTCCGCCCATGTCAGGCCCTTCCCGCGGCCTGACGGCGGTACCTATCCTCCGCCCACCGACCAGGACGGCGACGGGCTCTACGAAGACCTCAACGGGGACGGCGTTCTCACGACCGAGGACGTCGAGGTCTATGCCGGGAACCTGCAGTTCATCAGGGACCGTCAGCCCATCGAAGCCTTCGACTTCGACAGAGACGGCCGGGTCGGGTTCAGTGACGTGAACACACTCTACAGAATGGTGCAACAATGA
- a CDS encoding threonine--tRNA ligase: MRLLLIHSDHIDYKAQKKTPVAEEGAVLEDALDEALVAFCAVESIDEEDIEDVVAQAVGEITKTAENLKTERVLVYPYAHLSADLSKPETAKKAMKEIEERLKVTGLTVKRAPFGWYKAFTLSCKGHPLSELSRTIVPGESEEGKPAKKEVTHTFFVLTPEGERLDAEACCDDSPFGALVKKELGKSTPAGGEPIHIDLMRSKELVDYEPASDVGHFRWMPKGRLVRDLLGDYVLGLVLDYGGMPVETPVMYDLADPAISEHAAKFGERQYRFKSGNRNMMLRFAACFGMFSFMRDMHISPNTLPMKMYELSTYSFRHEQRGEVLGLKRLRAFTMPDMHTLCLDMDNALACFEEQLKMGWQTGRDLETPLVGAFRCTQDFWDEHEDWVKRIVKESGVRMIIEILSERVHYWIAKVDLAAIDGQGRPIENPTVQIDVESAKRFEISYRADNEDVHPPILHCSPTGSIERVICAMLENTAYQTVPRLPTWLSPTQVRFVPVAERHVAYAEDLCQQLTAAGVRADVDDRDESMNKKVRAAGTEWVPYVAVIGDREMEEGNLTVTVRALSEPKKPHKEGMTVEALTAAVKEECAGKPFRPIYTPKKLSQRPRFI; the protein is encoded by the coding sequence ATGCGGCTTCTATTAATACACTCTGACCATATCGACTACAAGGCGCAGAAGAAGACGCCGGTCGCGGAAGAGGGCGCAGTCCTTGAGGACGCCCTTGACGAGGCCCTCGTCGCCTTCTGTGCAGTTGAATCAATTGATGAAGAGGACATCGAGGATGTCGTCGCCCAGGCGGTCGGGGAGATCACAAAGACCGCCGAGAACCTCAAGACCGAACGGGTGCTCGTCTACCCGTACGCCCACCTGAGCGCGGACCTCTCGAAGCCCGAGACTGCCAAGAAGGCCATGAAGGAGATCGAGGAGAGGCTGAAGGTCACCGGGCTTACCGTGAAGCGCGCCCCCTTCGGCTGGTACAAGGCCTTCACCCTCTCGTGCAAGGGCCACCCCCTCTCTGAACTCTCCAGGACCATCGTGCCCGGCGAGAGCGAAGAAGGAAAACCGGCCAAGAAAGAGGTTACCCACACCTTCTTCGTCCTCACTCCCGAGGGAGAGCGTCTGGACGCCGAGGCCTGCTGCGACGACTCGCCCTTCGGTGCGCTCGTCAAGAAAGAACTCGGCAAGTCTACTCCGGCCGGCGGCGAACCGATCCATATCGACCTGATGCGTTCCAAGGAACTCGTCGACTATGAGCCCGCCTCAGATGTCGGCCACTTCCGCTGGATGCCGAAAGGACGGCTCGTCCGCGACCTCCTCGGAGACTATGTGCTGGGGCTGGTCCTCGACTATGGCGGGATGCCGGTCGAGACCCCGGTAATGTACGACCTGGCCGACCCGGCCATCTCAGAGCATGCCGCCAAGTTCGGCGAGCGGCAGTACCGCTTCAAGAGCGGGAACCGCAACATGATGCTCAGGTTTGCCGCCTGTTTCGGGATGTTCTCCTTCATGCGGGACATGCACATCTCCCCCAACACCCTCCCCATGAAGATGTACGAGCTCTCCACCTACTCGTTCAGGCACGAACAGCGCGGCGAAGTGCTCGGGCTCAAGAGGCTGCGGGCCTTCACGATGCCGGACATGCACACCCTCTGCCTGGACATGGACAACGCCCTCGCGTGCTTCGAGGAGCAGCTCAAGATGGGCTGGCAGACCGGGCGCGACCTGGAGACTCCCCTTGTCGGGGCCTTCCGCTGCACCCAGGACTTCTGGGACGAGCACGAGGACTGGGTCAAGAGGATCGTGAAAGAGTCAGGCGTCAGGATGATCATCGAGATCCTCTCTGAGCGGGTCCACTACTGGATCGCCAAGGTCGACCTCGCTGCGATCGACGGGCAGGGGCGCCCTATCGAGAACCCGACCGTCCAGATCGATGTCGAGAGCGCAAAGCGCTTTGAGATCTCGTACCGCGCCGACAACGAAGACGTCCACCCCCCGATCCTCCACTGCTCCCCGACCGGTTCGATCGAGCGGGTGATCTGTGCCATGCTCGAAAACACCGCCTACCAGACAGTGCCCCGGCTCCCGACCTGGCTTTCCCCGACCCAGGTTCGCTTTGTGCCAGTGGCCGAGCGGCATGTGGCCTATGCCGAAGACCTCTGTCAGCAACTCACCGCCGCCGGGGTCAGGGCCGATGTCGACGACCGGGACGAGTCGATGAACAAGAAGGTCCGTGCCGCCGGGACTGAGTGGGTTCCCTATGTGGCGGTCATCGGCGACCGCGAAATGGAAGAGGGGAACCTCACCGTCACGGTCAGGGCACTCTCCGAGCCGAAGAAGCCGCATAAAGAGGGGATGACCGTGGAGGCACTCACCGCCGCGGTGAAGGAAGAGTGTGCCGGCAAGCCGTTCAGGCCGATCTATACCCCGAAAAAACTCTCCCAGAGACCACGGTTCATCTGA
- the dcd gene encoding dCTP deaminase, whose product MILVDWQIEDRIRRGQIGIDPYEPSLIQPNSLDIRLGDHFVWYEPGDDVIDPYEKGSVTAQVQEQHADSIVMQPGAFILAETLEAVALPDNVVASIEGKSSIARLGIELHQTGGWIDAGFRGSITLEMCNVNQRPVKMYAGMPVGQLVFYTTERADKPYNLKKDAKYMDQRQATLSRYHENERNGCLKE is encoded by the coding sequence GACCGGATCAGACGGGGGCAGATTGGAATCGACCCCTATGAGCCCTCCCTCATCCAGCCCAACTCCCTGGACATCAGGCTCGGGGACCATTTTGTCTGGTACGAACCTGGAGACGACGTCATCGACCCCTACGAGAAGGGGAGTGTCACCGCACAGGTCCAGGAACAACACGCCGATTCGATCGTCATGCAGCCCGGCGCCTTCATCCTTGCCGAGACCCTTGAGGCGGTCGCCCTCCCCGACAATGTGGTCGCAAGCATCGAGGGCAAAAGTTCCATCGCGCGCCTCGGGATCGAACTCCACCAGACCGGCGGCTGGATCGACGCCGGGTTCAGGGGGTCGATCACCCTTGAGATGTGCAATGTAAACCAGCGCCCCGTCAAAATGTACGCCGGGATGCCGGTCGGACAACTCGTCTTCTACACCACCGAGCGGGCCGACAAACCCTACAACCTCAAGAAGGACGCCAAGTACATGGACCAGCGCCAGGCGACCCTCTCGCGCTATCACGAGAACGAGCGCAACGGGTGTTTGAAGGAATAA